A region from the Nesterenkonia lacusekhoensis genome encodes:
- a CDS encoding ABC-F family ATP-binding cassette domain-containing protein, with the protein MITVSDLELRVGARLLMDEVSFRIDSGDKIGLVGRNGAGKTTMTKVLAGESAPTAGTVERRGEIGYLPQDPRVENMEQLARDRILSARGMDEVVAEMRQAEQDMAGDDEALRDKAMKRYSGLEARFTAAGGYAAESEAATICANLDLPERILVQPLKTLSGGQRRRVELARILFSDADTLLLDEPTNHLDADSIAWLREHLRTFPGGVLMISHDVDLIEETVNKVLYLDANRQTVDTYNMGWKKYLIQREQDEARRRREFANAEKKASQLRQQAEKMKATATKATAAQSMLKRAERMMRGLEGERQEDKVANIRFPKPQACGKTPLMAEGISKSYGSLEIFTGLDLAIDRGSRVVILGYNGAGKTTLMKLLAGVTESDTGGVIHGHGLKLGYFAQEHDTLDTEQSVLANMKSAAPFLNDTDQRKILGSFLFTGDEVDKPASVLSGGEKTRLALATLVASQANVLLLDEPTNNLDPASREEILAALRTYEGAVVLISHDPGAVEALAPERVLLLPDGIEDLYTQEYEDLITLE; encoded by the coding sequence GTGATCACTGTGTCCGACCTTGAGCTGCGCGTCGGTGCGCGTCTGCTCATGGACGAGGTCTCTTTCCGCATCGACTCCGGGGACAAGATCGGGCTGGTCGGGCGCAACGGCGCCGGCAAGACGACGATGACCAAGGTCCTGGCCGGTGAGTCCGCCCCGACGGCAGGCACGGTGGAGCGCCGCGGAGAGATCGGCTATCTTCCGCAGGATCCTCGTGTGGAGAACATGGAGCAGCTGGCCCGGGATCGGATCCTCTCGGCGCGCGGCATGGATGAGGTCGTGGCCGAGATGCGTCAGGCCGAGCAGGACATGGCTGGCGACGATGAGGCCCTGCGGGACAAGGCCATGAAGCGCTACTCCGGTCTGGAGGCCCGCTTCACCGCAGCCGGAGGCTATGCCGCCGAATCTGAGGCGGCGACGATCTGCGCGAATCTGGACCTGCCCGAACGCATCCTCGTCCAGCCGCTGAAGACGCTCTCCGGGGGCCAGCGGCGGCGTGTGGAGCTGGCGCGCATCCTGTTCTCCGACGCCGACACCCTGCTGCTGGATGAGCCCACCAACCACCTCGACGCCGACTCCATCGCCTGGTTGCGCGAGCACCTGCGGACCTTCCCCGGCGGGGTGCTGATGATCTCCCACGACGTCGACCTCATCGAGGAGACGGTCAACAAGGTCCTCTACCTGGATGCCAACCGGCAGACGGTGGACACCTACAACATGGGATGGAAGAAGTACCTGATCCAGCGGGAGCAGGACGAAGCTCGACGCAGGCGTGAGTTCGCCAACGCGGAGAAGAAGGCCTCCCAGCTGCGTCAGCAGGCGGAGAAGATGAAGGCCACCGCCACCAAGGCCACGGCGGCTCAGTCCATGCTCAAGCGTGCCGAGCGCATGATGCGCGGCCTGGAGGGGGAACGACAGGAGGACAAGGTGGCCAACATCCGCTTCCCCAAGCCTCAGGCCTGCGGCAAGACCCCGCTCATGGCGGAGGGCATCTCCAAGTCCTACGGATCTCTGGAGATCTTCACCGGGCTCGACCTGGCCATCGATCGCGGCTCGCGGGTGGTCATCCTCGGCTACAACGGTGCCGGAAAGACCACCCTGATGAAGCTGCTGGCCGGTGTCACCGAATCGGACACGGGCGGGGTCATCCATGGCCACGGCCTGAAGCTGGGCTACTTCGCCCAGGAGCACGACACGCTGGACACTGAGCAGTCGGTGCTGGCGAATATGAAGTCGGCCGCGCCCTTCCTCAACGACACCGACCAGCGGAAGATCCTGGGATCGTTCCTCTTCACCGGTGACGAGGTGGACAAGCCGGCCTCCGTGCTCTCCGGCGGTGAGAAGACACGTCTGGCGCTGGCCACCTTGGTCGCATCACAGGCGAACGTGCTGCTGCTGGATGAGCCGACCAACAACTTGGACCCCGCCTCGCGGGAGGAGATCCTGGCCGCCCTGCGCACCTATGAGGGTGCCGTGGTGCTCATCTCTCATGACCCGGGCGCTGTGGAGGCACTCGCTCCCGAGCGGGTCCTGCTGCTGCCCGACGGTATCGAGGACCTGTATACCCAGGAGTACGAGGACCTCATCACCCTGGAGTGA
- a CDS encoding DUF3099 domain-containing protein has protein sequence MARHGDEVHSITDAPQRHSEEQHARMLRYACSQGIRMLCFILAAVIAIVWQSWWSMAFVVAAMILPYVAVVDANAGGDRYTRGRQADDVDPQARLSTGPEEPAEASPWWEPQEQADPSDDTGPGAADTVIEGEIVSDDADGDR, from the coding sequence GTGGCACGACACGGCGACGAGGTGCACTCGATCACTGATGCCCCACAGCGGCACAGTGAGGAACAGCATGCCCGCATGCTCCGCTACGCCTGCTCCCAGGGCATCCGGATGCTCTGCTTCATCCTTGCCGCGGTCATCGCCATCGTCTGGCAGAGCTGGTGGTCCATGGCCTTCGTGGTCGCGGCCATGATCCTGCCCTATGTCGCGGTGGTCGATGCCAATGCCGGCGGCGACCGCTACACCCGCGGTCGCCAGGCCGATGACGTCGACCCGCAGGCACGCCTGAGCACTGGCCCGGAGGAGCCCGCAGAGGCGTCCCCGTGGTGGGAGCCCCAGGAGCAGGCAGACCCGAGCGACGACACAGGCCCCGGCGCCGCGGACACCGTCATCGAGGGCGAGATCGTCAGCGACGACGCCGATGGTGACCGCTGA
- a CDS encoding SDR family oxidoreductase, which produces MTDTPQKDLAGKGAIITGSSRGIGAATAQLLGARGAGVVVNYRAKAPRAQKVAQSIEEVGGRAVAVGADLTEAEGTKALVAAAVENFGSLDLLILNASGGMETDRGEEYALKLNRDAQVQMARAAVEVMPSGSQIVFVTSHQAHFINQTATMDAYEPVARSKRAGEDALREMAPELAEKGIRLTVVSGDMIEGTITATLLNRAEPGAIEARREAAGKLYSVEEFAAEIAQLVGREDLEQVHTELVGGAEDFLAANG; this is translated from the coding sequence ATGACTGACACTCCCCAGAAGGATCTCGCCGGCAAGGGCGCGATCATCACCGGCTCCTCCCGCGGCATCGGCGCGGCCACCGCACAGCTGCTCGGCGCCCGCGGCGCCGGCGTCGTGGTGAACTATCGTGCCAAGGCTCCGCGGGCGCAGAAGGTGGCACAGAGCATCGAGGAGGTCGGCGGCCGTGCCGTGGCCGTCGGTGCTGATCTGACCGAGGCTGAAGGTACGAAGGCCCTGGTCGCCGCCGCCGTGGAGAACTTCGGCTCGTTGGACCTGCTCATCCTCAACGCCTCCGGCGGCATGGAGACCGACCGCGGCGAGGAATATGCGCTCAAGCTCAACCGCGATGCCCAGGTGCAGATGGCGCGCGCCGCCGTCGAGGTCATGCCCTCCGGCTCACAGATCGTCTTCGTGACCAGCCACCAGGCGCACTTCATCAACCAGACCGCCACCATGGACGCCTACGAGCCGGTGGCCCGCTCCAAGCGTGCCGGTGAGGACGCGCTGCGGGAGATGGCCCCCGAGCTCGCGGAGAAGGGCATCCGGCTCACTGTGGTCTCCGGAGACATGATCGAAGGCACCATCACAGCCACGCTGCTCAACCGCGCCGAGCCCGGAGCCATCGAGGCACGCCGCGAGGCTGCCGGCAAGCTCTACTCCGTGGAGGAGTTCGCCGCCGAGATCGCACAGCTGGTCGGCCGCGAGGACCTGGAGCAGGTCCACACCGAACTGGTCGGCGGTGCCGAAGACTTCCTCGCCGCCAACGGCTGA
- a CDS encoding metal-sulfur cluster assembly factor, translating into MTDVAAQTPLEDIEEALKEVIDPELGINIVDLGLLYGLHYAEDGALIIDMTLTTAACPLTDVLEEQVGQNIGTMVDEWRLNWVWMPPWGPEKITDDGREQMRALGFNI; encoded by the coding sequence ATGACTGACGTTGCTGCTCAGACTCCGCTGGAAGACATCGAAGAGGCCCTCAAAGAGGTCATCGACCCGGAACTCGGGATCAACATCGTGGATCTGGGGCTGCTCTACGGCCTGCACTATGCCGAGGACGGCGCCCTGATCATCGACATGACGCTGACCACCGCGGCCTGCCCGCTGACCGACGTGCTCGAGGAGCAGGTCGGTCAGAACATCGGCACCATGGTCGACGAGTGGCGGCTGAACTGGGTGTGGATGCCGCCATGGGGTCCCGAGAAGATCACTGATGACGGCCGCGAGCAGATGCGGGCCCTCGGGTTCAACATCTGA
- a CDS encoding TIGR00730 family Rossman fold protein, protein MSEISHLTVFTGSATGADLGYQREVRRLGTQLAHERIGVVFGGGRVGLMGHIADAALEAGGEAHGVIPDVLVEREVAHPGLTRLDVVADMHERKRRMAEHGDAFIALPGGMGTLEEFFEAWTWQYLNIHHKPVGLYNIGGFWDPLLAMVDHMVAEGFMAEWRRDALVVSDEPQELIAALRAWSLPQE, encoded by the coding sequence ATGAGCGAAATCTCCCATCTGACCGTGTTCACCGGATCGGCCACCGGAGCAGATCTCGGATACCAGAGGGAAGTGCGCCGGTTGGGGACGCAGCTGGCCCATGAAAGGATCGGCGTCGTCTTCGGCGGAGGCCGGGTGGGGCTGATGGGCCACATCGCTGATGCCGCGCTGGAGGCCGGGGGAGAGGCACACGGGGTCATCCCCGATGTGCTGGTCGAGCGTGAGGTCGCACACCCCGGGCTGACTCGCCTGGACGTCGTCGCCGATATGCACGAACGCAAGAGGCGCATGGCCGAGCATGGGGACGCCTTCATCGCGCTGCCCGGGGGAATGGGTACGCTGGAGGAGTTCTTCGAGGCCTGGACCTGGCAGTATCTCAACATCCACCACAAGCCGGTGGGGCTCTACAACATCGGCGGCTTCTGGGACCCGTTGCTGGCGATGGTCGATCACATGGTCGCCGAAGGTTTCATGGCCGAGTGGCGCCGGGACGCCTTGGTGGTCTCCGACGAGCCGCAGGAGCTGATCGCTGCGCTGCGGGCCTGGTCCCTGCCTCAGGAGTAG
- a CDS encoding PhzF family phenazine biosynthesis protein, whose amino-acid sequence MTKPFRQVDVFCHTPFSGNPVAVVADADDLTDEQMQAVSRWTNLSECTFLLTPTTGDADYRVRIFSLDRELPFAGHPTLGTARAWLDLSGRPRTPGRIVQECGVGLVPLRHEKDRLAFRAPPLLRSGAVDPTYRDQLRRTLRLSEGQLVDAAWTDNGPGWVTVLVDSPETLYGIAPDPSIIADPELKHIGVAALTHGSAATALEVRGFFGDDTGAFREDPVTGSLNASVAQWLTFSERLSTPYTAGQGSALQRDGRILIDADDEGLWVGGNTAVALSGTIAL is encoded by the coding sequence ATGACCAAGCCGTTCCGCCAAGTCGATGTCTTCTGCCATACGCCCTTCTCCGGAAACCCGGTGGCAGTGGTGGCTGATGCTGATGATCTGACCGACGAGCAGATGCAGGCGGTGTCACGGTGGACCAATCTCTCGGAATGCACCTTCCTGCTGACGCCCACCACCGGTGACGCTGACTACCGGGTGCGCATCTTCAGCCTGGATCGCGAGCTGCCCTTCGCCGGACATCCCACGCTGGGAACGGCGCGGGCCTGGCTGGATCTGAGCGGCCGCCCCCGCACTCCGGGGCGGATCGTCCAGGAGTGCGGTGTGGGACTGGTCCCGCTGCGTCATGAGAAGGATCGGCTGGCCTTCCGCGCTCCGCCGCTGCTGCGCTCCGGCGCCGTGGACCCGACCTACCGGGACCAGCTGCGCCGCACGCTGCGGCTGAGCGAGGGCCAGCTCGTCGACGCCGCATGGACCGACAACGGCCCCGGGTGGGTGACCGTGCTGGTGGACAGCCCCGAGACGCTCTACGGGATCGCACCGGACCCGAGCATCATCGCCGATCCGGAGCTGAAACATATCGGCGTCGCCGCACTGACCCACGGATCCGCGGCGACGGCCTTGGAGGTACGCGGTTTCTTCGGTGACGACACCGGCGCCTTCCGCGAGGACCCCGTCACGGGCAGCCTGAACGCCTCCGTCGCTCAGTGGCTGACCTTCTCAGAGCGCCTCAGCACGCCCTACACCGCAGGACAGGGTTCCGCGCTGCAGCGCGACGGACGGATCCTGATCGACGCCGACGATGAGGGCCTCTGGGTCGGCGGGAACACTGCAGTCGCGCTCTCCGGCACGATCGCTCTGTGA
- the fabG gene encoding 3-oxoacyl-ACP reductase FabG, which yields MMSGRSVLVTGGNRGIGRAIAEEFIANGDKVAVTTRSGEAPEGALGVAADVTDSASIDAAFKQVEEAHGPVEILVANAGITKDTLLLRMTEDDFSEVLDTNLTGAFRVLKRASKGMLRLKRGRVILIGSVVGLYGSPGQINYSSSKSALVGMARSLTRELGGRGITANVVAPGFVRSDMTDALDEDTQKKYLENIPAGRFAEADEVARVVKWLGSEDAGYISGAVIPVDGGLGMGH from the coding sequence ATGATGTCCGGACGCAGCGTTCTGGTCACCGGCGGAAACCGCGGCATCGGCCGCGCCATCGCCGAGGAGTTCATCGCGAACGGGGACAAGGTCGCCGTCACCACCCGCAGCGGCGAGGCTCCGGAGGGGGCGCTCGGCGTGGCGGCGGACGTCACCGACTCCGCCTCCATCGACGCAGCCTTCAAACAGGTCGAAGAGGCTCACGGGCCAGTGGAGATCCTGGTGGCCAATGCCGGCATCACCAAGGACACGCTGCTGCTGCGCATGACTGAGGACGACTTCTCCGAGGTCCTGGACACCAATCTCACCGGGGCGTTCCGTGTGCTCAAACGGGCTTCGAAGGGCATGCTGCGTCTGAAGCGCGGCCGCGTGATCCTCATCGGCTCCGTCGTGGGCCTCTACGGCTCCCCCGGCCAGATCAACTACTCCTCCTCCAAGTCTGCCCTGGTGGGCATGGCCCGGTCCCTGACCCGGGAGCTCGGAGGCCGCGGGATCACCGCCAATGTGGTCGCCCCCGGCTTCGTGCGCTCGGACATGACCGACGCCCTGGACGAGGACACCCAGAAGAAGTACCTGGAGAACATCCCGGCCGGCCGCTTCGCCGAGGCTGATGAGGTCGCCCGAGTGGTGAAGTGGCTGGGCTCCGAGGACGCCGGCTACATCTCCGGCGCGGTGATCCCGGTCGACGGCGGCCTGGGCATGGGCCACTGA
- a CDS encoding flavin reductase family protein, with protein MIAEHHFYEPAQGHGLPHSPFNAIIAPRPIGWISSQSRQGVLNLAPFSFFNAFNYEPPIIGFAGNGPKDSVFNAESTGEFCWNLASADLGEQMNATSAAVPPDQDEFALAGLTPAASRVVAVPHVAQAQAVFECRTSQVVPLVSASGAQTVTTVVFGEVVGVHISTALLQEGIYQTAAAEPLLRGGGPSAYFTVRAEDRLEMSRPQPTSRPQPSLRPQQKTAEGPDAAA; from the coding sequence ATGATCGCTGAGCATCATTTCTATGAGCCGGCCCAGGGGCACGGGCTGCCGCATTCGCCGTTCAACGCCATCATCGCTCCCCGGCCCATCGGCTGGATCTCCTCACAGAGCCGGCAGGGGGTGCTGAATCTGGCGCCCTTCAGCTTCTTCAACGCCTTCAACTATGAGCCGCCGATCATCGGATTCGCCGGCAACGGCCCCAAGGACAGCGTGTTCAACGCCGAGTCCACCGGGGAGTTCTGCTGGAACCTGGCCAGCGCGGATCTGGGCGAACAGATGAATGCCACCTCAGCGGCCGTCCCGCCGGATCAGGACGAGTTCGCACTGGCTGGTCTGACCCCTGCGGCCTCCCGCGTGGTGGCGGTCCCGCATGTGGCCCAGGCTCAGGCGGTCTTCGAATGCCGAACCAGCCAGGTGGTCCCGCTGGTCTCGGCCTCCGGAGCGCAGACGGTCACCACAGTGGTCTTCGGGGAGGTGGTCGGGGTGCACATCAGCACTGCGCTGCTGCAGGAGGGCATCTATCAGACAGCGGCCGCCGAGCCTCTGCTGCGCGGCGGCGGCCCTTCGGCCTACTTCACCGTGCGGGCTGAGGACCGCCTCGAGATGTCCCGGCCCCAGCCCACGTCCCGGCCCCAGCCCTCACTCCGGCCTCAGCAGAAGACTGCCGAGGGCCCGGACGCCGCGGCATAG
- a CDS encoding sigma-70 family RNA polymerase sigma factor: protein MFVITADQRGSRCSADRVPALIEQLRPWSQGNAEVIALPLERTVGDEVQILLSDAEAAVDLSIRLLRGEHWAVGIGAGSVEEPRGPSARESSGEAFYLARTAVERAKGRGEPSPVVVEGADDHAASSATAVLQLLASAVRRRSEGGQQAVALKLEGMTQTSIAAELDVSPQAVSKRLQAAMAEEELRVRPVIADLLQRAAGTAGPSR from the coding sequence ATGTTCGTGATCACAGCAGATCAGCGCGGCAGCCGCTGCAGCGCGGATCGTGTTCCCGCGCTCATCGAGCAGCTGCGCCCCTGGTCTCAGGGCAACGCAGAGGTCATCGCGCTGCCTCTTGAGCGCACTGTGGGCGATGAGGTTCAGATCCTGCTCTCCGATGCCGAGGCCGCAGTGGACCTCAGCATCCGACTTCTCCGGGGTGAGCACTGGGCGGTGGGGATCGGTGCAGGATCCGTGGAGGAGCCTCGGGGCCCCAGCGCCCGGGAAAGTTCAGGCGAGGCGTTCTACCTGGCGCGCACTGCTGTGGAGCGGGCGAAAGGTCGCGGCGAGCCGTCGCCGGTGGTGGTCGAAGGTGCCGATGACCACGCGGCCTCCTCGGCCACTGCCGTGCTGCAGCTGCTGGCCTCAGCGGTCCGGCGTCGATCCGAGGGCGGACAGCAGGCTGTGGCACTGAAGCTGGAGGGCATGACACAGACCAGCATCGCCGCTGAGCTCGATGTCTCGCCCCAGGCGGTCAGCAAGCGTCTGCAGGCCGCGATGGCTGAGGAGGAGCTGCGTGTGCGGCCGGTGATCGCCGATCTGCTGCAGCGCGCAGCGGGCACGGCCGGGCCGTCACGCTGA
- a CDS encoding acetone carboxylase: protein MDLLSSLGDSTGSPGPDVPQCSRKGCRADAVWQILWNNPKIHDAERRKVWLACEEHRGWLENFLQQRLFWRSTEPLEDTEA from the coding sequence ATGGATCTCCTCAGCTCACTCGGCGACAGCACGGGCAGCCCCGGCCCGGACGTTCCCCAGTGCTCACGCAAAGGCTGCCGTGCCGATGCCGTCTGGCAGATCCTCTGGAACAACCCCAAGATCCACGACGCTGAGCGGCGCAAAGTCTGGCTGGCCTGTGAGGAGCACCGCGGCTGGCTGGAGAACTTCCTGCAGCAGCGTCTGTTCTGGCGCAGCACGGAGCCGCTGGAGGACACTGAGGCATGA